One region of Eleutherodactylus coqui strain aEleCoq1 chromosome 5, aEleCoq1.hap1, whole genome shotgun sequence genomic DNA includes:
- the TCN2 gene encoding transcobalamin-2 isoform X1: MVIMAVNWQVLVILVQALIVPVRLCDIPEGNTHLVKSLNLKLLRTTLDTSNDANPSVYVGLRLSGDHNVEKEKEYFRKLKTSIEAISASRLGIKEGEPKTGLLALQLMAQKVSCDDKNPSVRNRLITHMKYHLHKEKENIALNGKPLSNYYQYSLGILAMCVNDKFVDRHVVNKLILAEEQNKFGHGGTVSIDTEAMAGIALLCVKRFNNYPRELVLHMKKSVKSIKDKIMASQNTEGELGNLYSTPLAVQFLSALGGRKDKDTCSKAITVLMDGIKEGKFSNPMMMSQLMPVLFHKSYLDVANVECENINSPLLIPSSPTVHDLVVVGEEFYQIRLVVEGQNFNKLIEVPSRSSVLDILKTAQKQNSEFSFEIKDTLYGPYLTTVNKVAGYWQLLKGPNISLAQGIADYRPDDRETIILRLGSF, translated from the exons ATAATGGCTGTAAACTGGCAAGTCCTGGTCATTTTGGTACAAGCCCTTATTGTACCAGTGAGGTTATGCG ACATTCCAGAAGGAAATACACATTTAGTTAAGTCATTGAATCTTAAGCTATTGAGAACAACACTCGACACTTCCAACGATGCAAATCCCAGTGTCTATGTTGGACTTCGTCTTTCTGGAGATCATAATGTGGAAAAAGAGAAGGAATACTTCCGGAAGCTGAAAACTTCAATTGAGGCCATTTCTGCCAG TAGATTGGGTATCAAAGAAGGTGAGCCAAAAACAGGACTACTAGCCCTTCAACTGATGGCACAGAAGGTTTCTTGTGATGACAAAAACCCATCTGTAAGAAACAGGTTAATTACACATATGAAATACCACCTtcacaaagaaaaagaaaatatag CACTTAACGGCAAACCACTTTCGAACTACTACCAATATAGCCTGGGAATTCTAGCTATGTGTGTCAATGACAAGTTTGTTGACAGGCATGTGGTCAACAAGCTCATTCTTGCTGAAGAACAAAACAAGTTTGGACATGGAGGAACTGTCTCCATAG ACACAGAAGCCATGGCTGGAATAGCACTGTTGTGTGTGAAGAGGTTTAATAATTATCCCCGAGAGCTGGTCCTGCATATGAAAAAATCAGTTAAAAGTATAAAAGACAAAATAATGGCATCCCAGAACACTGAAGGGGAATTAGGAAACCTTTACAGCACCCCTCTTGCTGTGCAA TTTCTCTCAGCGCTGGGTGGCAGAAAAGACAAAGATACCTGTTCCAAAGCAATAACTGTCCTGATGGATGGAATAAAAGAAGGGAAGTTCTCGAACCCAATGATGATGTCCCAGCTAATGCCTGTGTTGTTCCACAAATCCTATCTAGATGTGGCTAACGTGGAGTGTGAAAACATAA ACAGTCCTTTACTAATCCCCAGCTCACCCACTGTCCATGATCTTGTTGTTGTCGGGGAAGAATTTTACCAAATCCGTCTGGTTGTAGAAGGACAGAATTTCAACAAGCTAATTGAGGTCCCATCACGTTCCTCAGTTCTAGATATTCTGAAGACGGCTCAAAAGCAAAATTCTGAGTTTTC GTTTGAAATCAAAGATACATTGTATGGACCTTACCTCACCACAGTGAATAAAGTGGCAGGTTACTGGCAGCTTCTGAAGGGGCCAAATATTTCCTTGGCACAAG GTATCGCTGATTATAGGCCAGACGACCGTGAGACGATCATCCTTCGACTTGGAAGCTTCTGA
- the TCN2 gene encoding transcobalamin-2 isoform X2 has protein sequence MAVNWQVLVILVQALIVPVRLCDIPEGNTHLVKSLNLKLLRTTLDTSNDANPSVYVGLRLSGDHNVEKEKEYFRKLKTSIEAISASRLGIKEGEPKTGLLALQLMAQKVSCDDKNPSVRNRLITHMKYHLHKEKENIALNGKPLSNYYQYSLGILAMCVNDKFVDRHVVNKLILAEEQNKFGHGGTVSIDTEAMAGIALLCVKRFNNYPRELVLHMKKSVKSIKDKIMASQNTEGELGNLYSTPLAVQFLSALGGRKDKDTCSKAITVLMDGIKEGKFSNPMMMSQLMPVLFHKSYLDVANVECENINSPLLIPSSPTVHDLVVVGEEFYQIRLVVEGQNFNKLIEVPSRSSVLDILKTAQKQNSEFSFEIKDTLYGPYLTTVNKVAGYWQLLKGPNISLAQGIADYRPDDRETIILRLGSF, from the exons ATGGCTGTAAACTGGCAAGTCCTGGTCATTTTGGTACAAGCCCTTATTGTACCAGTGAGGTTATGCG ACATTCCAGAAGGAAATACACATTTAGTTAAGTCATTGAATCTTAAGCTATTGAGAACAACACTCGACACTTCCAACGATGCAAATCCCAGTGTCTATGTTGGACTTCGTCTTTCTGGAGATCATAATGTGGAAAAAGAGAAGGAATACTTCCGGAAGCTGAAAACTTCAATTGAGGCCATTTCTGCCAG TAGATTGGGTATCAAAGAAGGTGAGCCAAAAACAGGACTACTAGCCCTTCAACTGATGGCACAGAAGGTTTCTTGTGATGACAAAAACCCATCTGTAAGAAACAGGTTAATTACACATATGAAATACCACCTtcacaaagaaaaagaaaatatag CACTTAACGGCAAACCACTTTCGAACTACTACCAATATAGCCTGGGAATTCTAGCTATGTGTGTCAATGACAAGTTTGTTGACAGGCATGTGGTCAACAAGCTCATTCTTGCTGAAGAACAAAACAAGTTTGGACATGGAGGAACTGTCTCCATAG ACACAGAAGCCATGGCTGGAATAGCACTGTTGTGTGTGAAGAGGTTTAATAATTATCCCCGAGAGCTGGTCCTGCATATGAAAAAATCAGTTAAAAGTATAAAAGACAAAATAATGGCATCCCAGAACACTGAAGGGGAATTAGGAAACCTTTACAGCACCCCTCTTGCTGTGCAA TTTCTCTCAGCGCTGGGTGGCAGAAAAGACAAAGATACCTGTTCCAAAGCAATAACTGTCCTGATGGATGGAATAAAAGAAGGGAAGTTCTCGAACCCAATGATGATGTCCCAGCTAATGCCTGTGTTGTTCCACAAATCCTATCTAGATGTGGCTAACGTGGAGTGTGAAAACATAA ACAGTCCTTTACTAATCCCCAGCTCACCCACTGTCCATGATCTTGTTGTTGTCGGGGAAGAATTTTACCAAATCCGTCTGGTTGTAGAAGGACAGAATTTCAACAAGCTAATTGAGGTCCCATCACGTTCCTCAGTTCTAGATATTCTGAAGACGGCTCAAAAGCAAAATTCTGAGTTTTC GTTTGAAATCAAAGATACATTGTATGGACCTTACCTCACCACAGTGAATAAAGTGGCAGGTTACTGGCAGCTTCTGAAGGGGCCAAATATTTCCTTGGCACAAG GTATCGCTGATTATAGGCCAGACGACCGTGAGACGATCATCCTTCGACTTGGAAGCTTCTGA